The following proteins come from a genomic window of Streptomyces sp. GS7:
- a CDS encoding TIGR03620 family F420-dependent LLM class oxidoreductase: MDVSPVGVWSTAFTHGDPERARVAACELEDLGYGTLWLGGVPGGNPSGDLRSSLNLLTATRYVVVAPSCVSIWSLPPGRLAFAYRGLPAPYRQRTLVGLAVSHAEIAAAYRRPYAAMSAYLDALDTSAGSLPKAARILGAHRPLMTRLAADRTAGVQPYLVPPSHTARVRAALGAGPLLAPVLTSVVDTDPVTARATARRAISPYLTKTNYVRTWLEGGFTRGDLADGGSDRFVDSLVAWGSADVVARRVLAHLEAGADHVALQVVTDTPHAFPLTAWRAVAESLPPA, translated from the coding sequence ATGGATGTGTCGCCGGTCGGGGTGTGGAGTACGGCGTTCACGCACGGTGACCCCGAGCGAGCGCGGGTGGCGGCCTGTGAGCTGGAGGACCTCGGCTACGGCACACTGTGGCTGGGCGGCGTTCCCGGCGGCAACCCGAGCGGGGACCTGCGCAGCAGTCTCAACCTCCTCACGGCGACCCGGTACGTGGTCGTCGCCCCGTCCTGCGTCTCCATTTGGAGCCTTCCACCCGGTCGGCTCGCCTTTGCCTACCGTGGGCTTCCCGCACCGTATCGGCAACGGACACTGGTGGGCCTGGCCGTCAGTCACGCGGAGATCGCCGCGGCCTACCGGCGCCCCTACGCGGCGATGTCCGCCTACCTCGACGCGCTGGACACCTCCGCCGGTTCGCTGCCGAAGGCCGCGCGGATCCTGGGCGCGCACCGGCCCCTGATGACCCGGCTCGCCGCCGACCGGACCGCTGGTGTGCAGCCCTACCTGGTACCGCCGTCGCACACCGCCCGGGTACGCGCTGCGCTGGGGGCGGGGCCGCTCCTCGCTCCGGTGCTGACGTCCGTGGTGGACACCGACCCGGTCACCGCCCGTGCCACGGCGCGGCGGGCAATCAGCCCCTATCTCACGAAGACCAACTACGTACGCACCTGGTTGGAAGGCGGGTTCACCCGGGGCGACCTTGCCGACGGTGGCAGCGACCGCTTCGTCGACTCGCTGGTGGCGTGGGGGTCCGCCGACGTCGTCGCGCGGCGTGTCCTGGCACATCTGGAGGCGGGCGCGGACCACGTCGCCCTCCAGGTCGTCACCGACACTCCGCATGCCTTCCCCCTCACCGCGTGGCGTGCCGTGGCCGAATCCCTGCCCCCTGCCTAG
- the mobA gene encoding molybdenum cofactor guanylyltransferase, which translates to MPADDTGECYDAVVLAGGRGRRLGGADKPMVSVGGMSLLDRALQACGGAGRTIVVGPHRATVRPVRHVQESPVHGGPLAALAAGASWVCAPFVVVLAADLPFVRQETVAELLRQAAGSGTEGAVMLETQGRDNPLFAAYRTAAVRRGLALALARHGVLTGLPIRVLTHSLALRYVPDVGGVSIDCDTWEVVALARAILKTNAG; encoded by the coding sequence TGCCCGCAGACGACACGGGTGAGTGCTACGACGCGGTGGTGCTGGCGGGAGGGCGAGGCCGGCGTTTGGGCGGAGCGGACAAGCCGATGGTGTCCGTTGGTGGCATGTCGTTGCTCGATCGGGCACTTCAGGCATGTGGCGGGGCGGGGAGGACGATTGTGGTGGGCCCGCACCGGGCCACGGTCCGCCCCGTACGTCATGTGCAGGAGAGTCCGGTGCACGGCGGGCCGCTGGCGGCGCTGGCTGCGGGAGCGAGCTGGGTGTGTGCACCGTTCGTGGTGGTTCTGGCTGCGGATCTTCCCTTCGTGCGGCAGGAGACGGTTGCGGAGTTGCTGCGCCAGGCGGCTGGTTCCGGGACCGAGGGCGCGGTCATGTTGGAGACACAGGGCCGGGACAATCCGCTGTTCGCCGCATACCGGACCGCAGCTGTGCGACGAGGTCTTGCGCTGGCCCTCGCTCGGCACGGAGTGTTGACGGGCCTGCCGATCCGTGTACTGACCCATTCTCTTGCCCTGCGGTACGTGCCTGATGTCGGCGGAGTGTCTATCGACTGCGACACGTGGGAGGTGGTAGCTCTCGCTCGGGCCATCCTGAAGACAAACGCCGGTTGA
- a CDS encoding bifunctional folylpolyglutamate synthase/dihydrofolate synthase, giving the protein MGGGSSRSGHPEDKRRLTTLRARIHPPPHTGCEVAQLAIREELACEEIIGRYQFNGAGTGAMPQLLKALGDPGRNLRGMTVVGTNGKGSTCAFAVSALAAAGLRIGSMPSPHLQRVTERIRINGVPISPTACHRAFAKVDDTLRSTGLSVNAGAVHAAAAAGHFACSEVDLAVMEASIGGRRTAVNCFDTGVKVITGVGLDHEHLLGNTLGEIARNKAGIVRDGDHVVLGELPEEAAKAVDVVLGNHTELTVWRIHQEVRYRPRMARDARTVLDVVTPYAVHRELPCPLRGEHQHHNLALAVAGIDSLAERGLIRGIPEEALRGGLAATRWPGRLELLAPARLGSWTGRLLLDVAANHQGAATVAPEILRESRAAEHTALVFGTLKYKNVATMLEPLPADWPVVLTRVGHPNEAVPDAMRTALATRRELSVRQETADALRHATELVGAGGLVTVLGTPLLIGRVRELFHLPPG; this is encoded by the coding sequence GTGGGAGGTGGTAGCTCTCGCTCGGGCCATCCTGAAGACAAACGCCGGTTGACCACACTCCGAGCACGAATTCATCCCCCTCCCCACACTGGTTGCGAGGTGGCACAGTTGGCAATAAGAGAAGAACTGGCCTGTGAAGAGATCATCGGTCGATATCAGTTCAACGGAGCGGGCACGGGTGCGATGCCCCAACTTCTCAAAGCCCTCGGTGACCCGGGACGCAACCTGCGGGGCATGACGGTCGTCGGCACCAACGGGAAGGGTTCGACCTGCGCGTTCGCCGTCTCAGCGTTGGCTGCGGCCGGGCTGCGGATCGGAAGCATGCCCAGCCCGCACCTGCAGCGGGTCACCGAACGCATCCGCATCAACGGAGTGCCCATCTCTCCCACCGCATGTCACCGAGCCTTCGCGAAGGTCGACGACACCCTGAGGAGTACGGGCCTTTCGGTCAATGCGGGAGCAGTGCATGCAGCCGCAGCCGCGGGGCATTTCGCCTGCTCGGAAGTGGACTTGGCCGTCATGGAAGCGAGCATCGGGGGCCGGCGCACCGCGGTCAACTGCTTCGACACCGGGGTGAAGGTCATTACCGGAGTGGGACTGGACCACGAGCATCTGCTGGGCAACACCCTGGGCGAGATCGCACGGAACAAGGCAGGCATTGTGCGAGACGGCGATCATGTCGTGCTCGGCGAGCTGCCCGAGGAGGCGGCCAAGGCCGTAGACGTCGTCCTCGGCAACCACACGGAGCTGACCGTCTGGCGCATCCACCAGGAAGTCCGCTACCGGCCACGCATGGCCCGTGATGCTCGCACCGTGCTGGACGTCGTCACCCCATATGCCGTCCACCGGGAATTGCCCTGTCCGCTCCGCGGAGAACACCAGCATCACAATCTGGCTCTTGCTGTAGCGGGCATCGACTCGCTGGCCGAACGAGGACTGATCCGAGGTATCCCGGAGGAGGCTCTGCGCGGCGGCCTTGCCGCGACCCGCTGGCCCGGCCGCCTCGAACTGCTGGCACCGGCCCGCCTCGGCTCCTGGACCGGCCGCCTGCTGCTCGACGTTGCCGCCAACCACCAGGGTGCAGCGACCGTGGCCCCGGAAATCCTGCGAGAATCCCGCGCCGCTGAGCACACGGCCCTCGTCTTCGGCACCCTCAAGTACAAGAACGTGGCAACCATGCTTGAGCCGCTGCCCGCTGACTGGCCGGTGGTACTGACCCGGGTCGGGCACCCCAACGAAGCGGTCCCGGACGCGATGCGCACCGCCTTGGCGACGCGCCGAGAACTGTCCGTACGGCAGGAGACCGCTGACGCGCTCCGCCACGCCACCGAACTCGTCGGGGCCGGCGGCCTCGTCACGGTTCTCGGAACCCCCCTCCTTATCGGCCGTGTCCGTGAACTGTTCCATCTCCCGCCCGGCTGA